One part of the Candidatus Hydrogenedentota bacterium genome encodes these proteins:
- a CDS encoding sugar phosphate isomerase/epimerase, which yields MNRRDFLSNSAAAAVAAGLAPRASHAVAAEPADAWKVGCFTRPWADHEYTIALDAIAEAGFTWCGFMNTTRNGKGGQMLNWDTPLEEAAAMAEAAKLRGLKVAAGWGGRFPTEQGLDAGIAGLKKLIDVSEAATVPDILLGGEGRAEFLEVYESAIKACLDYAAGKGVRICMKPHDTFNFTGEDCKKTMQRIGHPNFAFYYDPGNILHYSKGQRAPEMDSESIGDVVHGMCVKDYREGQSVNITPGTGQVDFPKVMANLRAAGFQGGPMIIECLNPGTLDELLAEAKKTKAFVEQLIAGV from the coding sequence ATGAACCGGCGTGATTTTCTATCCAATTCGGCGGCCGCCGCGGTTGCCGCGGGATTGGCGCCGCGCGCATCGCACGCGGTGGCGGCGGAACCGGCCGATGCCTGGAAGGTCGGTTGTTTTACCCGCCCCTGGGCCGATCACGAATACACGATCGCGCTCGACGCCATCGCCGAGGCGGGCTTCACGTGGTGCGGCTTCATGAACACCACCCGGAACGGCAAGGGCGGCCAGATGCTCAACTGGGACACCCCGCTGGAAGAGGCCGCGGCGATGGCCGAGGCCGCCAAGTTGCGCGGGCTGAAGGTGGCGGCGGGCTGGGGCGGACGCTTCCCCACGGAGCAGGGCCTCGACGCCGGCATCGCGGGCCTGAAGAAGCTCATTGACGTCAGCGAGGCCGCGACGGTGCCCGATATTCTGCTTGGCGGCGAGGGGCGCGCCGAGTTTCTGGAGGTCTACGAGTCGGCGATTAAGGCGTGCCTCGATTATGCGGCGGGCAAGGGCGTGCGCATCTGCATGAAGCCGCACGACACCTTCAATTTCACCGGCGAAGACTGCAAAAAGACGATGCAGCGGATCGGGCATCCGAATTTCGCGTTCTACTACGATCCGGGCAACATCCTGCACTACTCCAAGGGCCAGCGCGCGCCGGAAATGGACAGCGAAAGCATCGGCGATGTGGTGCACGGGATGTGCGTGAAGGACTACCGGGAAGGCCAGAGTGTGAACATCACGCCGGGGACGGGCCAGGTGGACTTTCCGAAGGTAATGGCCAACCTGCGCGCCGCCGGTTTCCAGGGCGGGCCGATGATCATCGAATGCCTGAACCCCGGAACGCTCGACGAACTCCTGGCGGAGGCGAAAAAGACCAAAGCCTTCGTAGAGCAACTTATCGCCGGGGTGTAG